TTTTGTTTGAATTTCTATGTCGCTAGCCTGGCCTCTAAACCCGCCCAATGGTTGGTGTATCATTATTCTCGAATGAGGAAGTGAATATCTATGGCCCTTTGTCCCTGCAGCCAAGAGAATTGCCGCCATACTAGCTGCTTGTCCCATACAGATTGTCGATACAGGACATTTTATATACTGCATTGTATCATAGATTGCTAATCCAGCAGTTACAACACCACCAGGACAATTTAGATAAAGATGGATTTCTTTTTTTGGATCTTCACTCTCAAGAAAAAGCATTTGCGCTATAATGAGATTCGCCAACTGGTCTGTAATCTCCTGTCCGATAAAAATAATGCGGTCCTTCAAAAGTCTTGAATATATATCATATGACC
This DNA window, taken from Candidatus Schekmanbacteria bacterium, encodes the following:
- the clpP gene encoding ATP-dependent Clp endopeptidase proteolytic subunit ClpP, which translates into the protein MSLVPIVVEQTGRGERSYDIYSRLLKDRIIFIGQEITDQLANLIIAQMLFLESEDPKKEIHLYLNCPGGVVTAGLAIYDTMQYIKCPVSTICMGQAASMAAILLAAGTKGHRYSLPHSRIMIHQPLGGFRGQASDIEIQTKEILRIKDMLNRILVKHTGQTLEKIQADTDRDFFMSGEEAQKYGVIDKVIDKRE